The Strix uralensis isolate ZFMK-TIS-50842 chromosome 4, bStrUra1, whole genome shotgun sequence genomic interval CCATTTCACAGACCAGATACAGTAATCTgacttttttaataaatacatatcTCACATGTACCAAAataattataaacaaaaaatGTACAGTATTTACACAATATACAATTGCTAAAAAGTGTAGCAATTATGACACACACGGTGTGAAACACACTGTTTCCAATGCCCACAGTCAACATTATTGCTACTTTCTCCTGGCAGCCAGGAGGTCACCAGTCCCTTGGTTTGACTCCTCTGCCTGGGATGCCGCACCAAGAGCAGCTGAGGTTGGTCAGTAAGGCCAGGGAACACCACCAGCGCAACACAAATTAACACACAGTCTCCGAGAAGATGGGGTGTTGATATGAGCCTGGCTTGCCACGAAAGGACACGTGTTCCTCATGGTACTTAATGCCACAAGATAGCTCTCTGTAACCAGCAGGTTGGATGTGCAGTCTGTTACCTCTGTAGAGTTGAGAAGAGTGGCTATGTGGCTCTTTATCAGGTAATGTGCATGATCACAGATCTCTACTGGTGTTACACATCCCTCTCCTGCATTTAAACAGGCCAGAACCTGGAACCGTCCTGTTACAATTACATGCTCCTTGATGGGCAGTGTAGTATTTCCctcctgtttttttccctccaaattgcgactttctttttaaatgaagaaagtcagtcctttttttaaacatatgtacACAGTCACTTTTCACAGAAAGCTCTGCTTTAAAATGCCAGCTGTCGTCCTCCAATAAGGCAGTCATCATACATaagctgcaagaaaaaacaaaaggctgttAATACAAAACTCTTACTGAGAGTATCATATCCACTCTGGGATAACTGCCAAATTCTGCATGCCCTGACTTTGGTAGCGTATAAAATTTCTACACTAAAATGGTTACATTTGCCATTTAAAAGCACTGAGAATGTTACAAAAACAAATGCTGGGGAGGAGAAAACCACCCATTAACTTGAAATTTATCTCAGGAGGTTCTGTACGTGTCAGGAACAACCACGTTGCATGAAGTTAACCTCTGTTCCCTCATGTTATTTCTTACGTTTTATTCTTATTCTATAGATATGCTTGCCCCAACTGCCGTCTTGCTGATGGTTGATCGCATAACCTTACTTTATGGGCTATGTATACCTGTCAGTTATATAGGTGAGAGGTCACTGGAATATGTCATCAGAGCAgtaccaacaaaaaaacccctacgaAGGGCGGAACTTTCCCCTTCTCCTGAAAAGGTGAAAATAGCTACTTACTTCATCCTCCGTGAATTCAGCCTCCGATTCACTGCTCTCCTCGTCCTCACTTTCTGGCAACATCTGCAGGTCGGCTGTGGTCAGCAGCTTCAGCTGTTCCTGTATGCTGGAGTTGTCTCTTCCCCATGTGAGCTGATAAGGGGAATAGCCCTGGTAGGTCACTTTGTTCACATCCGCCCCATGTTTCACCAGAAGCGACACCAGGTCTGAATTCTGCAGGTCGACAGCCAAATGTAGTGCCGTTCTGCCGTTGCACGGCTCCTGTGTGAAAGTAACACAATGTTTGGCATGTTAGGAGAGCCAGAGCTGGTGCCAGACCTGTTGATTCTTATGACTACACAGCCCTGATCAGTTAAATTCATGGTATACACTACATACCTGAGCATTTACATCTGCTCCCAAGGACAGCAAGTATTCGACAATAGCCAGGTATCCTTGAATAGATGCCAAATGGAGACATGTATgtcctgcaaaacaaaaattaaggcAAAATTTGAGTAAGTCTAACCTAATGCCCTATCATTCAGTTAAAGTCAAGATGATAGGACAGGATGATGTCTAAGTTTGCAATTCATCCACAGCAAAAGAGTGTTTTCCAGAAGAGCTTTCCAGCTTCCAGTAAGTACAAATAACAGGGTTGGATTTTGGAAAGATTTCTTGGAGGCTTTACTCCAGTGCAACttattgtaacaaaaaaaaaaaaaaggagcactaCAAAATTActcattaaaaatgcaaaattcaaagCCACGAGAGCCAATAATCAACAGTGAGGAGGCCTACAAGacagtgacattttaaagaaGTCAGACACTGCTGTGTGCTTTGGGCTCAACTCTCAAATGGGTATAACGCTCCTTCTCCACCTCTCCAGAGATCTCTGAGCTCTAAAGGACATCAACCCTACTCTCTGTACATCACACAGACATCGATGTACAGTAGCGTGCTCGTACCATTGTAGTTGGTGGCTTGCAGGACAGCGAGGAGGTGGTGCTGCTGGCAGTACTGCGTAAGGACGCTGACGGTCCTGAGCGAGCCCTGATGGCAGGCAATGTGCAGGGGGGTGTTTCCTCGGAAGTCCCTGATTTCCAGGTCGCATCCAGCCTTCAGAAGGTGCTCGGCAATTTCAGGCTGATCAGTGATCGCTGCCAAGTGAAGAGGAGTCTGcaggcaaaacagaaaatgcagaccTGTAAGCTACACCGCAAACTTGGCAGCAACATCTGGACAAACAGACCCCTTGACTGCTCGGTGATTTGTGACCCCAATTAAAAACACACCCCATTAACTCAGTTCTTTATGCTTCCCAACATATTGTATAGTTGCCCTTTCGTCTGGAAGTGATGAACTTAGGGCTCTCTGGATACCAAACAGTCAATCCATATGAAGGGTATCATTAACATCCCAATAAAGAGGGATGCAACCCATTGCATCATATTTGAAAAATGCAGGCATTAAATGTCACTCTCCGGGGAGAGGAAGCGTACTAACACTGGCTGGAGCCAGCTGGGGACTTTCCTGAATGTAGGCTTTGATTTAGTTAATTCCatcaattaaaaaggaaaaaagattaaaaaaggacTTTTTGGGGAGGAATTCCCCTGAGGGCTTTTGTGGGGGTGGCAAAGGCTGATCCGGATTGGGGGCTGCAGAGGTGAAAGTACCTGGCTGAGGTTGTTCTGGAAGTTCAGGAAAGCGCGGTCCCCGGCCGCCTGCCGGATCACCTCCAGGCTCAGGGCTTTTTCCTCGTGAATAATCGCCAAGTGGAGAAAACTGCAGGAAAACgaataaataattacataaaGACTCAAGACAAATAAATCTTTTAACCGACCCGCGTTCAAACCCCCAAATCCCACGTCAGCCACCCCACCCCCGACCCCGCGGGGCAGCGGGGCCAGGCGGGCTCGGGGCAGGGTCACGGGCGGTGTCGCAAGCCGGGGCTTTCGGCGGCCGGGGCTTTCCGCCGGCCGCGGAGCCGCCTCTCCCTGGCGCCCCTCCAGGGACTTTCCGTCCTCCCCCCCGCGcttcccgccctccctccccgccgcggcgcggcCCAGCCCGGCGCCTCCCCGCCGGCAGCACATCCTGTCCCGTCCTCACCGCGCCACGGTCCCGccgtgtccgtctgtccgtcccgtCCTCCCCCCCCAACGCTCCCTTTTTCGACCCCCACTTACGTGTCCCCGTCCTCCGTCAGCTGCTGCGCCCAGGCGGGCGGCTCGCGGGGCTGCAGGCGTATGTCCTCCAGCTCCTTCACCAGCTGCCGGTACTCCTCCTCCTTCATGGAGTCCAGGCCGCTGTCGTGCCGATCGTCGAGCGGGAACCCGCCTTGACGCTCTTTCTTCGGTTGCTCGTAGCCCTCCATTACCGGCGGCTCGACGGGGCAGCGGGCGCTGATCATGGCGGCGGAGCTTCGGCTCGCTGCGAgtgagcggcggcggcggcggcgcttcgCATATACACCCCGGCGAGGGGATTTCTGCGGGGGAGGAGCCGCCGAGGACGGGAATTTCCAGCCACTCAAAGCCCGACAGACGGGTCTGGTCCTGCTCGGCGCCGGCGGCGCTGGCAGGGAGGGCGGATCGGCTCGGGccggccccttccctcccctccaacGCCCCTCCGAGGGGTGGGAAGGGGCCGGCCCAGGAGGGGACTTGGCGTTTTTCCACGTCGAGGGGGGGAAGTACTCGCCTCCCCGGCGTCCCCGTCGGTACTTCCCTGCTGCGCCCCGGGCGGCTGCCCCTTGCCGGCTTTCCCGGGGGGCTTTCCCTGCTCTGCACGGTCGTGGGGCTCCCGGTGCCCCTTCCCCGACGGGGCAGCGGGTGTGCCCACAGCCGTGGGGGTCCCCTTGCAGGCTGCAGCGTCCCCTTACACACCACGGGGTTCTTTGTGCTGGGCTTCCCTTGCGTGGTGGGGACCACCCGCACCTAAAGGGCGCTGCTGGTCTTGGtggcaccctgcagcccccccccccccccccccccccccccccgactttTCACCAGCTCGCTGTTTGGTAAGAGGGGCTGTGGGATGTCTGGGCCAGAAGGCCAGTCTGTAGGTGTACGAAGCGGTGGTGATCATACACAGAGAAGCTCCATCACCCACGAGGTGCAGTGTGGCAAGACAGCGGCAGAGCGGCAGACCCCTGACCCTGTGAGGACCCCTTTGAGGGCTGGTGAGAGGGACTCCCAGGCTTTGTAGCCAGCCTAGGGTAGCGAGGTCACACGAAAAGTTCAGGGAACCAGACATCACCCAGAGCAATGCTGAGGTGGCAACTGCAGGTCTGCCCTGCTGTTGCTTGGCAGGGAGGGGTATCACTTTTTGGAGAGATTCAGGTAGTTGTGCACATGACTGGTGTTACAGTGTCCCAGAACCTGCAGGTGTGCAGGTGCTGCCTCAGCATTTAGAGGATTTTGCATCTCTGCTGTGGAAGTTTTCACTCTGTTTCAGTGCAGCAGGATCAGGAATGAACAGAAGAATTCTGCGCCACTCCTGTACATCCAGTTCTGGTCCAGGACTAAACAGGCCTCTTTCAAAAGTTACATATCTGTAACGGAACAAaccttttaaagaagaaattacatcTTCTGCCATTATTCTTACTTTCTCTGGCCATGCCTAATGATTCTTCTCTGCTCCTTTTTACTGCTGTCATGCCATCCACGGGTAATGAGAACTGGATAAATGCAGGCTCCCACATGGATAAAAGGCATGATCTGCAGGGCTGACAGCGCTGAATTTTTCCCTGGTGAATTTTTGCTTCTACTTCTCAGATGTGGGGGATTCCCATGAAGAATTTTTCTGCTCTTGCAACTATTGCTGGCCTTGCTGAGTAACAGTGTCTgtgcatttttccttttgttgttttcccaTGGGATGACATCCCTTTGAACAAGAACTTATGAGAAAATCCAGTGATGAAAGGGGGAGCCAGAGAAGAGGGTGAATGCCTGACTCTCTGTGAGCAGATGTTCCTGATTTTCAGCCCAGCTGTGCCATTCctggactttttttctgttatttgtcaCTTGGCCTGGGACAACCCAGTGGTGCTTTTGGGCAGGTTTAGAAAAAAGCCATACAACTCTTTCCATAGGTTAAGGGTTATAAGTTTTGCAAGATTCTTGAAACAGTTTCCCCTTTTTAATGTAAATTGGCAGGGGAAATTTATTTAACAAATGAATCTCCTCCTATCTGCTTCCTTGCaaagaagggaggaggggagttgGAAAGCAAGAGCCTGCTCTGACTAGCAGGGGAATCAAGCCCAGCCAGGACCACGCTGCCTCCGGTTGGGGTTTTGCTAGAACCACGcagaaattaaactttaaaacttCCCGTCTTTGCTGTGATGGCTGGAAACTGAGTTCAGCAAAGCGAGTTCTTTGCTTCCTTCTGCAAGTGCCCTCCAGCTGTTCTCACTGGCAAACGTGGGGCTATTTTTAGCAAGCATTTGCCAGCAGAAACCTCTTTTCGGAGGCACAcgaaatgcttttttttttctgtgcattttaactTGGCGGTACTGCAGCCAGTTGTAGGTGGTGGAAAGGagatggaaaatgttttctggatGGAAAGTCACGCCGAGGCCAGCCCACTTCCTGCcccagggagatgctgctgccctacagctgctctgcagctggccCCGGGCCTCGCAGGGGGCCCCAGACATGGGGCAGCACCCCTGGGTATTAAGCAGCCAAAAGCACGGATTGAGAAGGGATTCAACCCTAAACCCTGATCCACATGTAAAGTAGCACCCAGCTGCAGATTCAGGGGCAAGCAGAAGCCTCATTAACATTAAAACTAATAAAGCTGCTGTCTTCTCTGTAGCTCCTCGGAGCCAGCAAGGTCATTGTACAGTATTTGCTTAAAGGGATGGCGTGTAGAAGATAGTACAAAGCAAAGGTTTTAAAGTGGTGGGGGTGGAGGTCATTGATGCTGCTTTTGTGCTACTGAGgtactgtcctttttttttgaaaattaacaCATTCTAGCAGTTCTTCTATATGATTTTCTACATGGTCCACAagagaagaatagaaagaaaCAAACTCAGCTTTTGGATATATGATTTTTGGCTATTGGGTGGAGCTTATCACAACTTTGATTTCTTACCAGGCCTCTCACCCAGGTGTTGCAGTTTTGGGAGGGTCAGGCGTGCCCCCAGGGGATGGAGCAGCTGGACCTATCCAGGGACAGGAGTTAGCCCtgctgaaacaggagaaaaactttATGAACGCTTCAGTCATCTGTGCCAAACTGAACCCTCTTTGTCTTCTTGTGTATTCTGGTTTAATACCTCTGCTATGTCTGCATTAATTTCACAGGAGTGGGTTTTATGCTCATCAGCTTGAGAGGAGATTAAtgctctctgcatttttttatttgggaTTATGTTAGCAGTCTCTGCTGCCTGGTCCAGTGGGCACTTCAAGACCAAGGGACTAACTAAAAGTCAGTTTAACAGTGTAAAAATCTGTAACCACAAGAGGTGATTTTACACCTGATACCTAAGGGCTAGATTTTGCAAAAGCCTCCTCCACTCCGGGTGCACCAAGTACTCAAttggcagagctgtggggctgcagggatgAGATGTTTGTTTTCATACTACCTTGCAGAAAGCAGCTGGCAGGGCTCCGAGAAGCAGCTTTGCGTGCCTGAATACTGAAAAGGGGCAGTAGGgttttaatcagtttttaaagTATATGGAAGATTCTcgtgctgctgcctccagcaaacACATTAAACTGTAATTTCCTGATTGCCACACTAATCATGAGAACCGTCTAGTGCTGTCGCTGTGGTGCTGTTGATTTACCAGAGTTGGTCCCTCAACTTCATCCTTTTGTGATTGCTGCTGCAGATACCTATTAACTGTTTCCTCCCACTTAATCTCGAGGACTATGCGTGGCTCGCAGTAAACGTACCAGGAAATGTAGTTCACAGCATCCAGCAGGATCTTGGCCCAGGCTgttaaaaccaaaagcaaagcagATCAGCGAAGTAAACCTGCTGTCTGCATGTGTACAGTCATGTGCAGATACCCCTTTGGAACAGGACTCCGGTTTATTGCTCCAAAAGTCTACAGACTTTGCTAGTGCGATGGAAACCAGGGAACATTTAACATTGTCATTCTCATAACAAGTTGCAATTAAAATCTGCATATCTCAGGCTCCCATTTACAGCTGCTGTAGAGATAAGAACCAGGCAGCTCCAAACTATTAGTCCAGTGGtaaacaagaaaaacatatttcCCTCCTGCTTTCTAATAATAATATGACTGTTACTAAtttgaaagatatattttttttaaatggccaaATGAGAAGAAGGAAAGTTAAGCAAAGTCCATTTTTGGTAGCCGGGATGAGGGATGATGGTGTTACATGTGCAATGTAGTCTGTATCTGTACCTCCTCAAACTTTTTCACTGGAGGCTATTATGGGACAGTCAGATTCTCCAAAAAGCAGTGTGGTGGATGCACTAGGAAGCATTTCTCCACCTTATTTGAGCTGATACACTATTCAGTGAGGGGGTTAATTTTTGGCACGTAAAGCCAAGGTCCAAATTAGGGCATTTAAAATCCTACCCGTGTTCCACATATACAGAAATGGAGTTAACTAGGGTGTCCTGGCCAGAGTCTAATGGATCTAGATTACTGGCTGGCTACACTagtctctgtttttatttttagactgCAGCTTATTTTTGGCATCTCTTAAACTGATGTATTGCATCCTTGGGAAGATCTGCATTTCTCTGTATTAACTGTGGGCTGTTTATATATCAGTTGGTTGCATTTCTGGGGATCCTTAGGGATGAGATGTACTATATCAACTTAAAGTGCTTTTATTGTTATGCCTTAAGGGTAAATATAGGTCAAGTCACTAGAAATCAGCTACCACTGGGAAGACAAGTTTTCTCTGGTGTCATTCTCATTTTTCACATGGAAGTTTTGTTAGAGCATGTTGCTTGCAAAACTTTAAGCTGATGCTCGCTGCCTGATGCAGCAAAGCTTGCTTCCACATGTGTTTCATGTAGGAAAGAAGAGACTTgggctgggggaagagaagagaagcaggtTGCTTGAGCTTGTACAACTTTCCCTTCAGCAATATGAATAACACTGCTCCCCACCAGTACAGCCCCCTCTGTGATTGCAGATAAGAGTGGAAGCACCTGACAGGAAAAATATGAACCAGGAGCTTGCTAATAATTAAAAAGGGACTTTCCCCCTGCAGGCTGCTGTGACATTTGGTAATGTTACAGGCTCTAGTTCTTCCCAGTAAGTAGGAATCTTGCAAAGGGGGAGAGAGCAGCACGGTGGGACTGTGCAGAAAGGCGATCCGGTGAGCATTCGGGAGAGGGAGCTCTGCCTGGCAGAGGGTGAGTGTGGGCAGCCAATGGGGCCTGCCAAGGAGGGAGTTGCTCTCCTTTCTGCTTGGATTACTGATCTAGAAGGTCAAAACTGGACCTGGATACAAATTCCCCTGTGGAACTAGATGACATTTTGAGAAAACTAAAGCCCTGATCTGAGTTACACTGTGCTGTCCAAGCGGGAGGCTGCGCGTGGGCAGTGAGAGCTGTTTGTTTCCGCAAATAGTTTGCTCTGAGCCTCCTCGTGCTCCCATGCAACCCCTGTGCCTAAAGCTGGTGGGCGCAAATCACTCTGGATAAACATAAAAAGCCAGCGCATTGCTTCTCTGTGAGCAGCAGTCGCCGGCCGCAGCAGACAGGCACACGGCAAGCCTTAATTAGAAGCTGAACTGCGTGTGTGCCCAGGGATTTCCCTGGGGACGGATGTGGCAAACACAGGGGCTAATGCACTGAGTGCTGTGGCTGCGTGTCTCAGCTACCAGGGGAGCTGCCAGGGGAGGAAGCAGGAAATACTAGACAATACTAAGAGCGTAAccctgagagaaaaaaaccccaaccaacagaAGGTGAACTTTGGGCTGGGTGCTTCCTCAAAAAGCCCTGGGACTGCCACCCGAGGGCCCGTTTGTTCTTCCTGTGCACACCCTCTTTGGAGGAGGGCAGgctctctgctccttctcctggtGAAAGTCCTCCGGAGCCCCGAAGCCCAGCAGACTGAATGGCTCTGGGAGGGGTAACCCCAGCCTGCCACCCACAGATTGCTTGAGGCTGGCAAcgggtgccagcagcagctgctgctgaggtaGTGCTAAGGGGGGCTTGGCTTTAAGTATCTCAGTGCAGAATGCCTATCATGGTGCTCTGGGGTTCTGCTTGGGAAGTTCCCAATGTTttaacctcatttttttctggagtggCTATGAGCTGTGCTCAGAGCTGGAACATTGGCTGTGCCCAGGGCTGGATGTGCTTCTGGTGCCATGTTCTGGTCCAGCCCATCCTTCCTCGACCTATTCAAGTGACTGTTGATGAGAGTGGCGCTGCAGTGCCTGGGGTAGCTCAGTTATTCTCTGCAGGAGAGCAAGCTAGGAGAAGAGCTCCAAGGGACAGCAAAGAGTTAGGCTGCATTTATAGGGGTGTTAGGTGAGCTCTGATTTACAGACTGAGAGAGGCTAAAGGCAGGCTCAGGGGTGTTAAATGCATATTCTTCTGAACTCCAAATATCCCATGTTCTGCATGCTCCGGGTATTGCCTAGATGCAGATTCTCCAGACCAGATTATTAATAAAATCCTCATTGCCTCACACAGCTCTCATTCTCTCatattcccatttattttttttcagccaacTGCTTACTCCGAGCATGACCTCTCCTGGGGCAGGTGATGGCTGGCAGCAAGTTTGGGGCCACCACCACTTGTGGGAGCCAGGGGAGGAGCCGTGCCGCCCTGTGGCGTGGGCCAGCAGTCAGAGGGAGGGTGGCCCGTCCTGCGGTACCCAGGCTGCAAGTAGTAGAGGGGAACTGGAAGCAACAATGCATCTTTCAAAGGGTGACGGAGCCAGTGATTCATTACTGGAGCTGCAttgagaggaagaaggagcagatggAGACGGCACGCAGATTTTCCAGCCTGGACAGAGTTTAAATTTATCTCTTTCCAAGGCTGCATCCGTTCCTGG includes:
- the NFKBIA gene encoding NF-kappa-B inhibitor alpha is translated as MISARCPVEPPVMEGYEQPKKERQGGFPLDDRHDSGLDSMKEEEYRQLVKELEDIRLQPREPPAWAQQLTEDGDTFLHLAIIHEEKALSLEVIRQAAGDRAFLNFQNNLSQTPLHLAAITDQPEIAEHLLKAGCDLEIRDFRGNTPLHIACHQGSLRTVSVLTQYCQQHHLLAVLQATNYNGHTCLHLASIQGYLAIVEYLLSLGADVNAQEPCNGRTALHLAVDLQNSDLVSLLVKHGADVNKVTYQGYSPYQLTWGRDNSSIQEQLKLLTTADLQMLPESEDEESSESEAEFTEDELMYDDCLIGGRQLAF